From Slackia heliotrinireducens DSM 20476:
AAATCGTCGTGTTGTGGAAGCCAGAGAGCGTGTTGGTGATGTAGCCGCTGGAGCTTCCGTTGTCCAGAAGCTTCGTAAGCATGATCACCGTGAGCGCGAGAATGGAAACCGCGCCCATAGGCATGGGCTTGAGGATCAGACCCACGATGGTCGCCACGAAGATCGCGAACAGGTGCCAGCAGTTCGCCGCTAGAACCGCGCCATCGATGTCTTCGAAGCCCTCAGCGGATTGGGCGAACTCGACCAAGCCTGCCGGAACCGGGATGAACCACAGAACCAGGCCGACGAGAACCGTCACCGCCAATGTAATCCAGTTTACCCCCTTTTTCTTACCCCCTTGATTTCGCTTGGATACCGCTTCCTCGGTTTTCTTGCCAAGCTGATGCTGTGCAACCATGGCCCACCTTTCTCTCGTGAACGGGCGTTGCTACACACGCATGCTGTCAAGATTTCATGAAAAGCAAAACGCACACCAGGGGTGTAATTTACATATCCCCTGTTCAGAAGGGGTGTGCCTTGTGTCTCATTTGATGATTATCTACGGAAATATATATCGCACTATCCGAATACATCCGCCCCGATTACACCAGTTATGGGCGTTCCGCCCGAGCCCCGTTTTCCCAATAATCGAAGCTGCGTTCAAAGGCGTTTCGAGGGAGCGGGGGGTTTGCCATGACATTCGATCGTGCAAGACAAGCCGTAGGTTTGGTCGGAGGGCCCCTGTGCGCTCTGGGCGTGTACGCACTGCCGATTCCCGCGCTGTCGCCAGGGGCCCACACGCTTCTCGCGATTGTGACGTTGGTGTGCCTGTGGTGGATTACCGAGCCGGTACCCATCCCTGTCACCTCGCTCATCGGTCCCATGCTGGCCGTCATCTTCGGCGTGGCTGCAGTCGGCGACGCTTTCGACGCGTTCTCCAGTCCTGTCATATTCCTGTTTTTGGGAGGATTCATCCTTGCCCGAGCCATGACGCTGCACGGCCTGGACCGCAGGTTCGCATACAAGATCCTTTCCCTCAAATGGGTGGGATCCAGCCCCACGAGGATCTTCCTCGCCGTGGGCATTGCGACCATGCTGTGCTCGGGGTGGATCAGCAACACGGCGACCGCTGCCATGATGCTGCCCATTTCCATCGGTCTTTTGGAAGCCATTCAGGAGATGATGGCCGCCAACGGCAAAAACGTCGACCTGCATACCTATAAATACGCCACCGGATTGATGATCATGACGGCCTACGCCGCATCCATCGGCGGTGTGCTCACGCCCATCGGAACGCCGCCGAATTTGATTATGGTGGGGCTTTTGGACACCATGGCCGACATCCACGTCTCGTTCTTCCAGTGGATGGTCTGGGGGTTTGTCGCCATGTCCGTGTATTTCGCCATTGCAGCCGCCGTGCTGCACTTCCAATACCCCGCCGACATTAAGCGCATCGACGGAGCCGAAGATGTCATCCGCCGCAAGGTGGAGGAGCTGGGTCCATGGACCTTCGGGCAGAAGGCGACGCTTGTCGCGTTTCTGGGCGCCGTCGTCCTTTGGACCGCCCCCGGCGTTCTCAGCATCGTATTCGGATCGGACAGCCAGATACTCTCATCCTACAGCGTCATGCTCCCCGAGT
This genomic window contains:
- a CDS encoding SLC13 family permease — its product is MTFDRARQAVGLVGGPLCALGVYALPIPALSPGAHTLLAIVTLVCLWWITEPVPIPVTSLIGPMLAVIFGVAAVGDAFDAFSSPVIFLFLGGFILARAMTLHGLDRRFAYKILSLKWVGSSPTRIFLAVGIATMLCSGWISNTATAAMMLPISIGLLEAIQEMMAANGKNVDLHTYKYATGLMIMTAYAASIGGVLTPIGTPPNLIMVGLLDTMADIHVSFFQWMVWGFVAMSVYFAIAAAVLHFQYPADIKRIDGAEDVIRRKVEELGPWTFGQKATLVAFLGAVVLWTAPGVLSIVFGSDSQILSSYSVMLPESVVALLAAVSLFLIPTDFENREFVMNWKDAVAGVDWGTLLLFGGGLSLGTLMFSTGLSEWVGASIVAAFGGEPSEFVFVAVFCVLSLGLSELASNTAAVNMVGPLAITAATTAGFDPIPVAVGVALSASLGFMLPVSTPPNAIVYSTGYIPITKMIKSGFIIDVVGIFCVTIPLCLLLVKFVIG